A region from the Peromyscus maniculatus bairdii isolate BWxNUB_F1_BW_parent chromosome 5, HU_Pman_BW_mat_3.1, whole genome shotgun sequence genome encodes:
- the LOC102915733 gene encoding prolactin-7D1-like isoform X1 codes for MLLLSTQPCFCSLEHKCFQTSATKAGMLLLILVLTLLLCENVAPLPVNAPGAGQGEVYLQDLFDHALMLSYNISELNREMRKMFFINDFSSKTFFKFMLDLYKNEKTMSKMLDSCHTVPVNIPQTIKEARKLSLEDFLKITLNLMGTWNDPLHYQVAKLTGMPGANDAILSTAKDIAAQNKQLLELIKWILNTVHPGIKNEDYAEWSDLESLKASDEKTCLSALFKLSFCLGADTKKVDLNLKYLICSFIGGNTCSSSRLKNDFYDPVF; via the exons ATGCTGCTGCTTTCCACCCAaccatgcttct GTTCTCTGGAACACAAGTGTTTTCAGACTAGTGCCACTAAAG caggaatgcTCCTGTTGATACTGGTGTTAACTTTGCTTCTGTGTGAGAATGTTGCCCCTTTGCCTGTGaatgcccctggagctggacaaGGTGAAGTCTACCTCCAGGACTTGTTTGATCATGCCCTCATGCTGTCTTATAACATCAGTGAACTCAATAGGGAAATGCGCAAGATGTTT TTCATCAATGACTTCTCTTCGAAGACATTCTTTAAATTT ATGTTGGACTTGTACAAGAATGAGAAGACTATGTCCAAGATGTTGGATAGCTGCCACACTGTCCCCGTCAACATCCCACAAACAATAAAGGAAGCCCGAAAGTTATCA CTTGAAGACTTTCTGAAAATAACACTGAATCTAATGGGAACCTGGAATGACCCTTTACACTACCAAGTGGCCAAACTCACTGGTATGCCAGGAGCCAATGATGCTATCCTGTCCACAGCAAAAGATATTGCGGCCCAAAACAAACAGCTTCTAGAACTCATCAAATGGATACTCAACACG GTTCATCCGGGAATTAAAAATGAAGACTATGCTGAGTGGTCAGATCTGGAATCTTTGAAGGCATCTGATGAAAAGACTTGCCTCTCTGCTTTATTTAAATTGTCCTTCTGCTTGGGGGCTGACACAAAGAAGGTTGACCTTAATCTCAAATACCTGATATGTTCCTTTATTGGTGGCAATACCTGCTCGTCCTCAAGGTTGAAAAATGATTTCTATGACCCAGTCTTTTGa
- the LOC102915422 gene encoding prolactin-7D1-like isoform X2 encodes MPLSLTQTCSWTLLMLLVSNLLLWEKVASAPMNVSEAGLSKVSLKDLFDNATALAENITELATEMRLEFFHDKFSSEIFNKIILDLSKKNKMAELVNSCHTLPIKTPDTKEEVRNTTIEGFLKLTLSILHAWKDPLKHLVAELSAMPEAPHVILSKAKAIEAQHKIFLEEIVRIVSKVNPAIKETEDPPVWSDLESLRAADEEIRFFALYLFSYCLRLDLRIVEFYVNILKCIFINGDICYTYFEPLMNF; translated from the exons ATGCCACTGTCTTTGACTCAaacatgctcct GGACTCTCCTGATGCTGTTGGTGTCAAACCTCCTTCTGTGGGAAAAGGTGGCCTCTGCACCCATGAATGTCAGTGAGGCTGGCCTTAGTAAAGTATCCCTTAAGGACTTGTTTGATAATGCCACCGCACTGGCTGAGAACATCACTGAACTCGCTACAGAAATGCGCCTAGAATTT TTCCACGACAAGTTCTCTTcagaaatattcaataaaatt ATACTAGATTtgagcaagaaaaataaaatggctgAGCTTGTCAACAGCTGCCACACTCTTCCCATCAAAACTCCAGACACAAAGGAGGAAGTTCGCAATACCACG ATTGAAGGCTTTTTGAAACTGACACTCAGTATCCTGCATGCCTGGAAAGACCCTCTGAAACATCTGGTGGCAGAACTCAGTGCTATGCCAGAAGCACCTCATGTTATCCTATCAAAGGCCAAAGCCATTGAGGCCCAACACAAAATCTTTCTGGAGGAGATTGTGAGGATAGTATCCAAG GTTAATCCTGCAATCAAAGAAACTGAAGACCCCCCAGTCTGGTCAGATCTGGAATCCTTGCGGGCAGCTGATGAAGAAATTAGATTTTTTGctctttatttgttttcataCTGCCTGCGTCTTGACTTACGAATAGTTGAATTTTATGTCAATATCTTGAAATGTATCTTTATAAATGGTGACATCTGTTACACGTATTTTGAGCCATTAATGAACTTCTAA
- the LOC102915422 gene encoding prolactin-7D1-like isoform X1 — protein MPLSLTQTCSSGTLLMLLVSNLLLWEKVASAPMNVSEAGLSKVSLKDLFDNATALAENITELATEMRLEFFHDKFSSEIFNKIILDLSKKNKMAELVNSCHTLPIKTPDTKEEVRNTTIEGFLKLTLSILHAWKDPLKHLVAELSAMPEAPHVILSKAKAIEAQHKIFLEEIVRIVSKVNPAIKETEDPPVWSDLESLRAADEEIRFFALYLFSYCLRLDLRIVEFYVNILKCIFINGDICYTYFEPLMNF, from the exons ATGCCACTGTCTTTGACTCAaacatgctcct CAGGGACTCTCCTGATGCTGTTGGTGTCAAACCTCCTTCTGTGGGAAAAGGTGGCCTCTGCACCCATGAATGTCAGTGAGGCTGGCCTTAGTAAAGTATCCCTTAAGGACTTGTTTGATAATGCCACCGCACTGGCTGAGAACATCACTGAACTCGCTACAGAAATGCGCCTAGAATTT TTCCACGACAAGTTCTCTTcagaaatattcaataaaatt ATACTAGATTtgagcaagaaaaataaaatggctgAGCTTGTCAACAGCTGCCACACTCTTCCCATCAAAACTCCAGACACAAAGGAGGAAGTTCGCAATACCACG ATTGAAGGCTTTTTGAAACTGACACTCAGTATCCTGCATGCCTGGAAAGACCCTCTGAAACATCTGGTGGCAGAACTCAGTGCTATGCCAGAAGCACCTCATGTTATCCTATCAAAGGCCAAAGCCATTGAGGCCCAACACAAAATCTTTCTGGAGGAGATTGTGAGGATAGTATCCAAG GTTAATCCTGCAATCAAAGAAACTGAAGACCCCCCAGTCTGGTCAGATCTGGAATCCTTGCGGGCAGCTGATGAAGAAATTAGATTTTTTGctctttatttgttttcataCTGCCTGCGTCTTGACTTACGAATAGTTGAATTTTATGTCAATATCTTGAAATGTATCTTTATAAATGGTGACATCTGTTACACGTATTTTGAGCCATTAATGAACTTCTAA
- the LOC102915733 gene encoding prolactin-7D1-like isoform X2 produces the protein MLLLSTQPCFCSLEHKCFQTSATKGMLLLILVLTLLLCENVAPLPVNAPGAGQGEVYLQDLFDHALMLSYNISELNREMRKMFFINDFSSKTFFKFMLDLYKNEKTMSKMLDSCHTVPVNIPQTIKEARKLSLEDFLKITLNLMGTWNDPLHYQVAKLTGMPGANDAILSTAKDIAAQNKQLLELIKWILNTVHPGIKNEDYAEWSDLESLKASDEKTCLSALFKLSFCLGADTKKVDLNLKYLICSFIGGNTCSSSRLKNDFYDPVF, from the exons ATGCTGCTGCTTTCCACCCAaccatgcttct GTTCTCTGGAACACAAGTGTTTTCAGACTAGTGCCACTAAAG gaatgcTCCTGTTGATACTGGTGTTAACTTTGCTTCTGTGTGAGAATGTTGCCCCTTTGCCTGTGaatgcccctggagctggacaaGGTGAAGTCTACCTCCAGGACTTGTTTGATCATGCCCTCATGCTGTCTTATAACATCAGTGAACTCAATAGGGAAATGCGCAAGATGTTT TTCATCAATGACTTCTCTTCGAAGACATTCTTTAAATTT ATGTTGGACTTGTACAAGAATGAGAAGACTATGTCCAAGATGTTGGATAGCTGCCACACTGTCCCCGTCAACATCCCACAAACAATAAAGGAAGCCCGAAAGTTATCA CTTGAAGACTTTCTGAAAATAACACTGAATCTAATGGGAACCTGGAATGACCCTTTACACTACCAAGTGGCCAAACTCACTGGTATGCCAGGAGCCAATGATGCTATCCTGTCCACAGCAAAAGATATTGCGGCCCAAAACAAACAGCTTCTAGAACTCATCAAATGGATACTCAACACG GTTCATCCGGGAATTAAAAATGAAGACTATGCTGAGTGGTCAGATCTGGAATCTTTGAAGGCATCTGATGAAAAGACTTGCCTCTCTGCTTTATTTAAATTGTCCTTCTGCTTGGGGGCTGACACAAAGAAGGTTGACCTTAATCTCAAATACCTGATATGTTCCTTTATTGGTGGCAATACCTGCTCGTCCTCAAGGTTGAAAAATGATTTCTATGACCCAGTCTTTTGa